One segment of Macrotis lagotis isolate mMagLag1 chromosome 1, bilby.v1.9.chrom.fasta, whole genome shotgun sequence DNA contains the following:
- the LOC141490708 gene encoding olfactory receptor 52B2-like, whose amino-acid sequence MVNTNHTVFHPAVFVLLGIPGLEKYHIWLSIPLCFIYATAVLGNSVLILVIITEHNLHEPMYMFLSMLAGTDILLSTTTVPKALAIFWFHARDITFDACVTQVFFVHVMFVGESAILLAMAFDRYVAICDPLRYSMILTLPVVGRMAFAVVVRSFCIIFPVIFLLKRLPFCRTNVIPHSYCEHIGVARLACADITVNIWYGFSVPIVMVITDVILIAVSYTLILRAIFSMPSQDARHKALSTCGSHLCVILMFYVPSFFTLLTHRFGRNIPRHVHILLANLYVVVPPMLNPIVYGVKTKQIREAVAHFLMEIKKCFFSSSLG is encoded by the coding sequence ATGGTGAACACCAATCACACTGTCTTCCACCCTGCAGTGTTTGTCCTGCTTGGCATCCCAGGCTTAGAGAAATACCACATCTGGCTTTCCATTCCCCTTTGCTTTATATATGCAACTGCAGTGCTGGGGAACAGTGTTCTGATTTTGGTCATTATCACTGAACATAACCTCCATGAACCCATGTACATGTTTCTCTCCATGTTGGCTGGTACTGATATCCTGCTTTCCACTACCACTGTGCCCAAAGCCTTGGCCATCTTCTGGTTCCATGCAAGGGACATTACCTTTGATGCTTGTGTGACCCAAGTCTTCTTTGTCCATGTGATGTTTGTGGGAGAATCTGCCATCTTGCTGGCCATGGCATTTGACCGCTATGTGGCCATTTGTGACCCACTAAGATATTCAATGATTCTGACATTACCTGTGGTAGGGAGGATGGCTTTTGCTGTTGTTGTCCGGAGTTTCTGCATCATCTTTCCTGTCATCTTCCTGCTAAAGAGGCTTCCCTTCTGTAGGACCAATGTGATTCCCCATTCATACTGTGAACACATTGGAGTGGCCAGACTGGCTTGTGCTGACATTACTGTCAATATATGGTATGGCTTCTCTGTCCCTATTGTTATGGTGATCACTGATGTGATACTCATTGCAGTATCCTATACCCTCATCCTCCGAGCCATCTTTAGCATGCCCTCTCAGGATGCTAGGCACAAGGCACTCAGTACCTGTGGCTCCCATCTTTGTGTCATTCTCATGTTTTATGTCCCATCCTTCTTTACTTTATTGACTCATCGATTTGGACGCAACATTCCACGCCATGTACACATTCTACTGGCAAACCTCTATGTGGTGGTGCCTCCCATGCTCAACCCCATTGTATATGgtgtaaaaacaaagcaaatcagAGAGGCTGTGGCTCACTTTCTCATGGAGATCAAGAAGTGTTTTTTTTCATCCTCACTGGGATGA